In the Populus trichocarpa isolate Nisqually-1 chromosome 1, P.trichocarpa_v4.1, whole genome shotgun sequence genome, GCTTTACTTTTAAtcggatattttttatttactataaaaaaataaatgtgcaagtactgaaaaaaaaattatgaattaaaaattcaatgtttatatataataaaataaaataaaaatcatatatattagtgaataaaaaaagatttgttaatGCAACCTCGCTTGTAGGAtttgaagttaatttaaaatgtagtagaaaaataaaataatattgcaaGTATATTTTActatatcatgatttttttaattgaaaaacacaaagatGCTATTTacattaaatgaaataatttattaaatgtaTAATCCGATAAACTGAAAAGAAGCTATAAATGCCAATcaaattccaaaataaaaagataattattctCATAAAAGTAAAAGGTAGATAACTATAATATTTaactctaattttctttttaatatacacgctttgtttttttaatcaagaagGAATAATTTGTAGTTTATAGAAATATCATGGAAAAAGatttatagataaattaaaataatttcattgaaaaattaaatgcatacaaaacaattaaaaaacaatctttatttaaaaaaagtgaaatagataatctaaaaaataaaagaaataggggtattaatttaaatataaatcaaaaaaattaattaaaaaaatacatataaaacgagggtatcaattaaaaaaaaaaggtcagacACTACTAAACCTAACCCATTTGAAAAAGGGCTCGCAGACgtgggattttaatttttttagttgaaaataggAAGGATAACATGTcgtttgctttatttttatataaaaaaaataaaagcagacAACACACTGTGTGCCTTTCTAGTTTTCGACTACTTAAGAGATAGCTAGAAAATTGAAGAAggtatttttatctaaaaatgcaattttcagaccaaaaacacataaaaataccTCCATATGATGCAAACACACCAATAAAACAACCCAAAACCCCCTAAAACTCGCATAAAAACATTaatccaaactaaaaataaaatcctctcCCAtgttttaccttttgttttggtaatttcaagggaaaaaacaaatcaataaaagtcctcacattaaaagaaatcaattaacaCCAAAATACACTATTTTCATGGTCAGAATTAGTGTCAGCCAAGAGTTTATTTCTCTATCACCAGAATTCAACGACTCTATACTTTTCTCAAACCAAGGACctacaaataagaaaaataatgttttagatTCAACGACTCTATACTTTTCTCAAACCAAGGACctacaaataagaaaaataatgttttagattaatatttataatttgaaaagttggAGGATGAAGATTTACTTAATCTGGTCTCCGATTTGGTTGTAcaaggatggaaaaaaaatatcaccgtTGCATTCCATGGTATCATGTGTTTTAGTTTACAATGCATCTTGCAAAGTGATTTGGCCGCACAACTTAGTATTTtgcataataataatcaaaagaaaattaaagtcatGAGGTGGTTTCTTTAAGaccaaaaagaaattaattaatttaatcaaaactaTAAGATATTTTACCGTCGGATTCCTTGCAGAAAGAACTGCTTAAATAAGGAGAAAGTCGTCACCTCTTGTGCTCCATGAGAGCGTAGCGTGCCGGGCAGGATCGGCGATGGATGATGAGCGGTGTCGAATACCAAAAAGCCTTCAGGAAACTTCAACTATATAATAATGAAGAATTTtgttgtataataataataataataattaaaaaaacactaacaaagaatcttaaattttgattaaattaataatgactgatttttaagatttgttttcatgtttttgttgtataataataataatttaaaaaaaaaacactaataaagAATTTTGGGCACGGCCAAGACGTAGAAAAAACAAGTGAGATGGGTAATGTTTATGTCCAAGCAAAGTGGAATCTTTGATGCTGCAAGCAAAACTGTCTGACTAATATGTGCGGAACagaacacaaaataatatatatacttaaACTAATAACATTATcgttatgaattttaaaaaaacttgatttcacTGTAGCTGCACTGTGTTGTTAACTAGCCTGTAAGTGTTTAGGTGTGTGGTTTTTCATTcggaaaagtattaaaataatgtttttttatttttaaaaaataatttttgacatcagcaaattaaaataatttgaaaatacaaaaaaaatattaatttgaagtaaagaaaaaaataaaaaaatttcaatttttttcaaaaacgcttttgaaacgtaaaaacaacTATTCGTGACATTTTTTCCTTTAGAGgacttgaattttttcaatttgtttatcaaccttaatttctttttaatttaattgttacaAGTGctggaaaaaattatttttaaaaacatggtcAATGAGTATATTCAAGgtcaaataaaaagtaaaatccatttattttttaggttaaagTCTTATTTGAATTTAATCTTCAACATAAgtttattaacataaaacattaatataatttaaatagatTATGAGGGAATAAtagattagttttaaaaaaattggacaTGATAAGACTATctaaaattcaaatgttaacTAGGGAATCGAATTATTCacgataaaaattcaaattttattctagTTCCTTGCCTTGTAGGATAGTGAACATTCGTAAGACTAGATAtctcttaaattattttggtataattgttttgtatttttttggataaatttaatttgttaatatcaaaaataaatttttaaaaataaaaaataattattttaatatatttttaattaaaaaatactttaaaaattaactatattacaatataaaaaaaccctaacattaCTATGCTTTATAACAACGACACTAACGTTATCTGTCTAATAGACATTTCTCTGAACATCTTCGACGggttttttaaaggaaaaacattCGATCCGACCTTTAAGACTACtataataaaactatatttaaaaaaaaaaaaacatagagattCAGTCATATGATCATGTATATGATGACCATGCACATGCTCGGTGTTTTTGAAAGACTACTCATCATATCAATATCCGTACCTATGTTACGCATGTTATGTCTAATACAACAACATACCATCACTCATATGCCAATCAAAATATGCCACGTTAATATCATTGATTTTGTGGACCAGTAGTCTACTGCCAATTATATGAGCACCCATGTTAATGTCATTTGTTGACATGTCATTGTGCTAGCATGACATGGTATTTTAATTGTTGGTGAAAATTGTTATTACTTTGAACCTCATGCGATGGAATATcgagataaataaattatttacaaaaaaatctgGATTATTTTGTAATCAGGgttgattttaaaagaaatgatatcattttatttatttattaaaaaaacgtTAACTAAACATCTAAAAGAAaagtaaccaaaataaaaagaagaaatggaaataatgtaaaaataaaattaaatttatgcatTCTATGTAAAGGAAAATTACAGTGAAATAGGAAGCTGACTCCACATAGCCATGGGAGAGTGTGCATAAtagtattataaaatataattcctACTTTTTCCTCTTTCATGTCCGAAACCATTTTAGATAAAAAGACCTCTTTTCTATTCTTTCAACAATccgcaagaaaaagaaaaaaaaaggagcaaaaatGTCTTCACCAAGCAAACGCAGGGAGATGGATTTGATGAAACTGTAaaaatcttgtttcttttttgacaAGTTTCGTTCTTTATTTAATTGGGTTTGttcggtgttttttttatcgatttttaatttattttttctgggttttgattGACTAGGATGATGAGTGATTACAAAGTGGAAATGATCAATGATGGCATGCAAGAGTTTTATGTGGAATTCAATGGACCTAAAGAAAGTAAGCAATCAAAATCTTCAGTacccattatttctttttactgttttctttctttaattcaactttttcttaaaaaaatgtttttcttggtgggttaatttctgttttttcagttgattttttatttattcctgTTGATCCATGTGTATACTTTGGTTTTTGTACTTGTTCTTCAAGATTGCAGTGGATAAGAAGTtatatttccttcttcttttttctttgatgaattgagccctttatatttcttttactgCAGGTTTTTCTTGTTGAAGTTGAGTTTTAAGCAGATCTTTTTACTATTGATGCATGAGAAGAAACatgtagtttttcttttactgtAAAGTAGAGTGTGATTTTAATGAATTGCActgcacttcttcttcttcttcttcttcttatattGGTTGCAAGTTTGttgtttgttgattttcctCAGCAAAGATAAAGTTTAAGTTTCTTTTGGGGTTTTTTAATTATGGATACAGATAATTTAttatctcttctcttctttttctttgtgggAACATGGCAGGTCTTTATCAAGGAGGTGTGTGGAAGATAAGAGTCGAATTGCCAGATGCTTATCCTTACAAATCTCCATCAATTGGCTTTGTCAACAAGATCTATCACCCAAACGTTGATGAAATGTGAGTTAGTGGATGCTAAAATTTGACTACTTTAGCTCGTTCAAAGTTGGTGTTTGCTTATATGTATAGTTAGTTTACAACTTTTAACGGAAATGTGGGTTTGTGCTTGAGTTTCAGGTCTGGTTCGGTGTGTTTGGATGTTATCAACCAAACTTGGAGCCCCATGTTTGGTAAACCTTCTGCTTTGTTGTTATTTATCTATGGACACTTTGTATGCTATATGTGGAGCTTCTAAATCTGATTCATCCATCCATAGATTCTTCAATTTTTGAGTAATGCTGTTATTGTCAGAATTTGACAATTTCCATTTTAATGAAAATCCACAGATCTGGTAAATGTATTTGAAGTATTTCTCCCTCAGCTACTTTTGTATCCAAATGCATCAGATCCATTGAATGGAGAAGCTGCTGCTTTGATGATGCGTGATCACACTGCTTACGATCAAAGAGTGAAAGGTAGGAACTCTAAACATAGTCTTGTGAACTTAAGCATTATTTCCAGTTCTCTTATTTCCATCCTGAAATCTGTAGTTTTTTTCCACTTTAAAATGCATGTTGAAATTCATGAATATAAGACTCCGAGACAGGGAAATTACGTTGCATGTCGAGGACAACATTAACCCAGCTCATTTATGCTCATTGGTGACTGAACCAATTTTGTTGAGGTTTGAGTGATATTCTGAAAGAAGCATCATAGTTTAACCTTGAACTTGATGAGTGATTCCTGTTCAGGTTTATTATAGCTCAGTGTTTCAAGTTGGTAGCTACAATTGCTTTATCTAATTCCAGTTAAATTAATTAGTCATTGGATTTTCATTTTGGATCTACATCTTTGAACTTGCACGCTTGTCGCATGTTTGTTTCCATTGTATATCTATAATATCTGACCTAATTTTAGTTTGAACTTGGAGCATGATTTGTTTCTGCTGGGTTTTGATTATTAGGAGGATTCATGCCATTTAGGTAATTCACTGCATCCATTAAAGATCAAATAGGAAGCAGCAAGATCTGAGACATTGAGATGTACCTCTACTTTCCTCTGTTGTCTTTTGGGTTGGATGGTTTGATGCATTGAAAGGACTTGGAATCTACATATCCTTAGGAAAGTAATAAGACCTTTAGACCAATAAAGCAAAATGGGTCTactgttgattttgaattgttaaTTCAGAAATTGCTATATATTGAACGGAAACATTTCCTGTGAAAAGGCATGTAATTACATCTATTTTGATGCATGAGTGCATGAAGGCAAGGGGACTGCGAACCATTTGTGACATTGTTGGACAGTGGAGGGGATGTTGGCTGTCAGGCAATCGCTGCTGCAAACAGTTTATTTTCTTCCACTAGAATTTCTTTACAGAAATTTGTGTATTGGGTCTGGGAAGACTATAGTATAGTAAGATTTTCTTTATGAACATGGCTGTGGGAGAGCTGATGTTAGTCAATCATTTATTGTCTCTTAACTAGATCCTGaaacccaaaatcaaatttgtcttttgaaaaatGATTCAGTAACCGTGAAATGATATCAAATATGTGAGGATGGCCTCAATTTCCTACACAGGAATGACAGATTTAAACAATAGGAGCCCCAACAAGAATACATGGCTGCCCAAAGAGTAAGGATAGTTAATGTTGGTTTGATCAgttctttgttttcaaaatggCTACTAATTTGGTTTTGGAATTTGGAGATTATTTGAGAAATTAGAACTTTGTGTGATtggaagaagaaatgaagagcAGTTTCTGATGGGGTTCACAAAAATGGACTTTATGTTGCATGAAATATGGAAGTCTGATATAGGTCCGTGTCTTGTATGGTGATGGATCATCAAAAGTTAAACAAATCTAAGCTGGTAATAGATGTATACTGTACCTGTACCTTCTCTGAGTGATGCGTGCATACTGGCATCAACCTCATTGTTTCTATGAATTGTATTATGTGACAAAAAGATCATCAATCCAATGTTTTATCTGCTCTTATCGTCTTGAACTCTGCCTTGTATTTAACTTCTAAGCCGCCATCATTATGTTGTTGTAACTACTCGCACCGTTCATCTATTTGTCttgtttctcttttatttcctgAAATTGTGCAACTGTTACTTACGACTGTCTTATTTCCAGAATATTGTGAGAAATATGCGAAGCCAGAGGATATAGGGGCAAAACCAGAAGAAAAATCCAGTGATGAAGAGCTGAGTGAAGATGATTACAACTCTGATGATGACCAAGTCGCTGGCAAAGCCGATCCTTGATTAAATATATGGATGTCTTCCAATTGTCTGTACCTGTACATGAAATTCAgctcttttaaaatgaaaaattaaatcgCACAGCAA is a window encoding:
- the LOC7472757 gene encoding ubiquitin-conjugating enzyme E2 4, whose amino-acid sequence is MSSPSKRREMDLMKLMMSDYKVEMINDGMQEFYVEFNGPKESLYQGGVWKIRVELPDAYPYKSPSIGFVNKIYHPNVDEMSGSVCLDVINQTWSPMFDLVNVFEVFLPQLLLYPNASDPLNGEAAALMMRDHTAYDQRVKEYCEKYAKPEDIGAKPEEKSSDEELSEDDYNSDDDQVAGKADP